From a single Wolbachia endosymbiont of Oedothorax gibbosus genomic region:
- a CDS encoding DUF4815 domain-containing protein, translating into MTLNNYYNRSDKEYEKSLFLAGRGLQSAELNEIQDYALSKLKGIGDAIFRDGDVIAGSNCIIDGEKVTLEAGKIYLRGAVRKVEAKEFVIPLNTIVRIGVYYVESTITELEDENLRDPAVGTRNYQEVGAARLKVSTIWGYQAQGVSSSFSANGEFYPIYNIENGVLVQYSPPPQANIVTTALARYDKEANGSYVVNGLEVMFLQKEEGEKIFVINEGKAHVDGYEIELPHSIRVSFDEDPDIKSVESEPHTFQPNSQRVMELKVNDFPISEIKKVDITVQKTITITHGSYSGAIDPISDSAVLEIIQVKQGNIIYENSVDYKLNAGNIDWSLAGKEPAPGSSYQITYRCRTQVSPEDINEQGCKVRGAVDNSLVLIDYTWKMPRFDLITIDSKGVVRRIKGIAHPWKPSMPKAPSGQLLLCYIHQTWKTGEKVKVMNNAIHAVPMNELEAMKSGIRDLYALVAEERLRSDANSREPTMKKGVFVDPFFDDDMRDQGISQTAAIVNKELILPIDVEIIDVERGKESYLLPYELEPVLEQLLQTGEVKINPYQAFDPIPAKVTMNKNTDHWTEIKTNWSSPVTREFNTREMTELLSSNSYEAEFMREAVQDFEIEGFEPSEKLKEIKFDGIVIQPVA; encoded by the coding sequence ATGACCTTGAATAACTATTATAATCGCTCTGACAAAGAATACGAAAAAAGCTTGTTTCTTGCAGGAAGAGGTTTGCAGTCAGCAGAATTAAATGAGATTCAAGATTATGCTCTTTCGAAGCTTAAAGGCATAGGAGATGCGATATTTCGTGATGGTGACGTTATAGCAGGAAGCAATTGCATCATAGATGGGGAAAAAGTTACACTTGAAGCTGGAAAAATCTATCTTCGTGGAGCGGTGAGAAAGGTAGAGGCAAAAGAGTTTGTTATTCCTCTTAATACTATAGTTCGCATAGGTGTTTATTATGTAGAATCAACCATCACAGAACTTGAGGATGAAAATCTTCGTGATCCTGCAGTTGGTACACGTAATTATCAAGAAGTAGGAGCAGCAAGGCTTAAAGTTTCCACCATTTGGGGTTATCAAGCTCAAGGTGTTTCTTCCTCTTTTTCTGCAAATGGAGAATTTTATCCAATTTACAATATTGAAAACGGAGTTCTTGTTCAGTATTCACCGCCACCACAAGCAAATATAGTAACCACTGCACTTGCTCGTTATGACAAGGAGGCAAATGGTTCCTACGTCGTAAATGGCCTAGAAGTAATGTTCCTGCAAAAGGAAGAGGGAGAAAAAATATTTGTGATTAATGAAGGAAAAGCTCATGTTGATGGCTATGAGATTGAACTTCCTCACAGTATTCGAGTTTCTTTTGATGAAGACCCAGATATAAAATCAGTTGAATCAGAACCCCATACTTTTCAGCCAAATAGCCAAAGAGTAATGGAACTGAAAGTTAATGATTTTCCAATCAGTGAAATTAAAAAAGTAGATATAACTGTTCAAAAAACCATTACCATTACTCATGGTTCATATTCTGGAGCTATTGATCCGATATCTGACTCTGCAGTACTTGAGATTATTCAAGTTAAGCAAGGCAATATAATTTATGAAAATAGTGTAGATTATAAACTAAACGCAGGAAATATTGATTGGTCATTGGCAGGGAAAGAACCTGCACCTGGGAGTAGTTATCAAATAACTTATCGCTGTCGTACTCAGGTGAGCCCTGAAGATATAAATGAACAAGGATGTAAAGTAAGGGGAGCAGTTGATAATAGCTTGGTTCTGATTGATTACACCTGGAAAATGCCTCGCTTTGATTTAATTACTATCGATAGCAAAGGGGTGGTAAGAAGAATCAAGGGAATTGCCCATCCTTGGAAACCATCAATGCCAAAAGCACCTAGCGGACAACTTTTACTCTGCTACATTCACCAAACGTGGAAAACCGGGGAAAAGGTGAAAGTAATGAATAATGCTATCCATGCTGTGCCGATGAATGAGCTCGAAGCAATGAAGAGTGGAATAAGAGATCTTTATGCGCTAGTTGCAGAGGAGCGTCTACGTAGTGATGCAAATTCAAGAGAGCCAACCATGAAAAAAGGAGTATTTGTTGATCCCTTCTTTGATGATGATATGCGTGATCAGGGTATTTCCCAAACTGCAGCAATAGTAAATAAGGAACTAATTTTACCAATAGACGTGGAAATTATTGATGTTGAAAGAGGTAAAGAATCTTATTTATTGCCGTATGAACTTGAGCCAGTATTGGAGCAGCTTTTACAGACTGGTGAGGTAAAGATCAATCCATATCAGGCATTTGATCCGATACCGGCAAAAGTTACCATGAACAAAAACACCGATCACTGGACCGAGATAAAGACCAATTGGTCAAGCCCAGTAACAAGAGAGTTTAATACTAGAGAAATGACAGAGCTATTGTCAAGTAATTCATATGAAGCTGAATTTATGAGAGAAGCAGTACAAGATTTTGAGATTGAAGGTTTTGAGCCTAGTGAGAAACTTAAAGAAATAAAATTCGATGGCATCGTCATTCAACCCGTGGCATAG
- a CDS encoding phage tail sheath subtilisin-like domain-containing protein: MTEQFLHGVNVIEVTSGARSVRTAKSSVIGVIGTAPEADEQKFPLNKPVLIAGSLKEAAKLGKKGTLPSAVNGIFSQIGATVVVIRVENADQEEEITANVIGGVDEETGEYQGIQAFLSSESIVHVAPRILIAPQFTHQLSGDAGNPVVAALIPIAEKLRSIIVADGPNTNDEEAIKWRKSVGSSRVYVVDPWVRVFEEEEKPPSPFVAGLIAKVDSEQGFWHSPSNKEINGIVGTSRAIDFTLGDRSSRANYLNENEVTTIIHQNGYRLWGNRTCSNDSKWAFLSVRRTADLINDSLLRAHLWAVDRNITKTYIDDVIEGVNSYLANLKVQGAIISGKCYATPELNTPTNIASGKVYFDFEFTPPYPAEQITFRSHLVSGAIS, translated from the coding sequence ATGACAGAACAGTTTCTACATGGAGTAAATGTTATCGAGGTTACCTCAGGAGCAAGATCAGTACGCACAGCAAAATCATCAGTGATAGGAGTAATTGGTACTGCACCTGAAGCGGATGAGCAAAAATTTCCACTAAATAAACCAGTATTAATAGCAGGAAGCTTAAAAGAAGCAGCAAAACTGGGAAAAAAAGGAACTCTGCCTTCTGCAGTAAATGGAATATTTTCCCAGATTGGTGCAACAGTAGTAGTAATTAGAGTTGAAAATGCTGATCAAGAAGAAGAAATAACTGCAAATGTCATTGGAGGAGTTGATGAGGAAACTGGAGAATATCAGGGAATTCAAGCGTTCTTAAGCAGTGAAAGCATAGTCCATGTTGCGCCAAGAATACTAATTGCACCTCAGTTTACTCATCAATTATCTGGAGATGCTGGAAATCCAGTGGTTGCAGCATTAATTCCTATAGCAGAAAAGCTGAGAAGCATAATAGTAGCAGATGGACCAAATACCAATGATGAAGAAGCAATAAAGTGGAGAAAAAGTGTAGGCAGTAGCAGAGTTTACGTCGTTGATCCATGGGTTAGGGTGTTTGAAGAGGAGGAAAAACCGCCAAGTCCATTTGTAGCTGGTTTAATAGCCAAAGTAGATAGTGAACAAGGCTTTTGGCATTCACCTTCAAATAAAGAGATAAATGGTATTGTTGGTACAAGTAGAGCTATTGATTTTACCCTTGGCGATAGAAGCTCTCGAGCAAATTACTTAAATGAAAATGAAGTAACAACGATAATTCATCAAAATGGCTATAGGCTTTGGGGAAATAGGACATGTTCAAATGACTCAAAATGGGCTTTTTTGTCAGTGAGAAGGACTGCAGATTTAATCAATGATAGTCTACTTCGAGCTCACTTATGGGCAGTTGATCGAAATATTACCAAAACTTATATAGATGATGTAATTGAGGGAGTGAATTCTTATTTGGCCAATTTAAAAGTACAAGGAGCGATTATTAGCGGAAAATGTTATGCAACTCCAGAGCTCAATACACCAACAAATATTGCAAGCGGGAAAGTATATTTTGATTTCGAATTTACACCACCATATCCGGCTGAACAGATTACTTTTAGGTCACACCTTGTTAGTGGCGCAATATCGTAA
- a CDS encoding phage major tail tube protein, producing the protein MLPKILKNFNVFVDGRGYAGRIDEITLPKLTIKTEEYRAGGMDIPISIDMGMEKLEADFTFSEYDTELFRLFGLINGNSVALTLRGGMQGSGSNDIEAVIINLRGIFREFDFGSWKPAEKATLKCTVAAHYYKLTIGGNELIEIDAVNTIRKINGVDQMALLQAVLGI; encoded by the coding sequence ATGCTACCAAAGATTTTAAAGAATTTTAACGTATTCGTTGATGGTCGTGGTTATGCTGGTCGTATCGATGAGATCACTCTGCCAAAACTCACCATTAAAACAGAGGAATATAGAGCTGGTGGTATGGATATCCCAATAAGCATTGATATGGGAATGGAGAAATTAGAAGCAGATTTTACTTTTTCTGAATATGATACGGAGCTGTTCAGGCTTTTTGGTCTGATAAATGGTAATTCAGTAGCTTTGACGCTCCGTGGTGGAATGCAAGGTAGTGGTAGTAATGATATTGAAGCAGTAATAATTAACCTCAGAGGCATATTCAGAGAATTTGATTTTGGTAGCTGGAAACCTGCTGAAAAAGCCACTCTCAAATGCACTGTAGCTGCCCATTATTATAAACTTACGATAGGTGGCAATGAGTTAATAGAAATCGATGCTGTGAACACGATTCGCAAGATTAATGGTGTTGATCAGATGGCCTTGCTACAAGCAGTTCTAGGTATTTAG
- a CDS encoding phage tail assembly protein, translating to MTTVKLDNPITVDGTPVSELTFRPVKVRDCLAMERTGGSDFEKEVGLIANLASVTKETIWELYFADYMKIQEALKDFFPPVTQRT from the coding sequence ATGACAACAGTAAAACTTGATAATCCAATAACAGTAGATGGAACTCCGGTTTCGGAATTAACTTTTAGACCAGTCAAAGTAAGGGATTGCCTAGCAATGGAACGTACTGGTGGTAGTGATTTTGAAAAAGAAGTTGGATTAATTGCAAATCTAGCATCTGTGACGAAGGAAACAATTTGGGAATTATATTTTGCAGACTACATGAAAATACAGGAAGCGTTGAAAGATTTTTTTCCACCTGTTACACAAAGGACTTAA
- a CDS encoding phage tail tape measure protein — protein MSTLSVKIGAILDGSFNSAMTGSNAQLSRLGGTIRQLDTSMKSVSKFKELSRNTLVAKRSWKGLEVQVTSLAQKGKTLKAAFDEANASVAKAKEAYLQKKDETSKVKLNEAKKLAAEAKKAYSQHKKDKTFEADFDKAKKEAKEGRLAYLQKRGALHAFSEEVRKSGKNIQSLIRDQHKLGASAEKLRSQYSKLNSAIKKRDMFLGRKAYFKSQMLETAGLALTLAAPIKVAIDFESAMADVKKVVDFDKKTNEANEFAEKLKKLSREIPLSAAELAQIAASGGQLGVKKDDLIKFTTTVAKMSTAFDMSAEQAGDSIAKLANVYGIDVDRMEWVGDIINHLSDKTAAKAGDMVKALAIVGGSAKQFGLNIKETSSLVNAFISLGKQPAKAATAINALLSKLQTAEGQSKEFKTALEDMGITAEEMTQRISENGQDALLYFFETLEKVDKQERSQILLNLFGQEYQDDIALLVGSLKNYKDAINNLADEKKFEKSMQKEFDNRAATTANNLRLLRNAIAEVGMNLGSVMLPPLKWISSLLREITNPIARFAEKFPVITTGIMSVIAALIGLKVLAVSGGYAWNLIRGGMLTFSVILHGVVKPALISLSSYAIPVVITGLSVLKATTLSLATKAFPLLSSALPAVAAGVRFLTAAIVSNPIGLLVAGLVTGATLIITNWQKVKGFFSSIWEYVKSIIKPIGEMFSWLGNTVGSIFGKVFENSPLKEFEKRKSIVTEIKAPLKSSILSNGNPLLNNSIIKEFSKRNKNSFRVKSLIEEKKSTESDNDKIFADFARSKFENKEQKTMNKTQNITNNYTISIKAEPNQDVRSLADEVIKRIREKSRDVMFDTVDPIY, from the coding sequence ATGTCAACATTATCAGTAAAAATAGGTGCCATACTAGATGGTAGCTTTAATAGCGCAATGACAGGAAGTAATGCTCAACTTTCCCGTCTTGGAGGTACAATAAGGCAACTTGATACGTCGATGAAATCGGTATCTAAATTTAAGGAGTTAAGTCGTAACACATTAGTTGCCAAGAGATCCTGGAAAGGCTTAGAAGTGCAAGTAACGTCCTTGGCTCAAAAGGGAAAAACTTTAAAGGCTGCTTTTGATGAAGCTAATGCGTCAGTGGCAAAGGCAAAAGAAGCGTACTTACAGAAGAAAGATGAAACCTCAAAGGTTAAGCTTAATGAAGCTAAAAAATTAGCAGCAGAGGCAAAAAAAGCTTATTCACAACATAAGAAAGACAAAACTTTTGAGGCTGATTTTGATAAAGCTAAAAAAGAAGCAAAAGAAGGAAGATTAGCTTATTTACAAAAAAGAGGTGCTCTACATGCATTTAGCGAAGAAGTAAGGAAAAGCGGAAAAAATATTCAGTCCTTGATAAGGGATCAACATAAACTTGGTGCTTCTGCAGAAAAGTTGAGAAGTCAATATAGTAAGTTAAACTCCGCCATCAAAAAACGGGACATGTTTTTGGGAAGAAAAGCGTACTTTAAATCGCAAATGTTGGAGACGGCTGGGCTTGCATTGACACTTGCAGCTCCAATTAAAGTTGCAATTGACTTTGAAAGTGCTATGGCTGATGTTAAGAAGGTAGTAGATTTTGACAAGAAAACAAATGAAGCTAATGAGTTTGCTGAGAAGTTAAAGAAATTATCCCGTGAAATACCGCTATCGGCCGCAGAATTAGCACAAATAGCTGCAAGTGGTGGCCAACTTGGTGTTAAAAAAGATGATCTGATTAAGTTTACGACAACAGTGGCTAAAATGTCCACAGCATTTGATATGTCTGCAGAACAGGCAGGTGATTCTATAGCTAAACTTGCCAATGTTTATGGAATTGATGTAGACAGGATGGAATGGGTGGGTGACATTATAAATCACTTATCAGACAAGACTGCTGCCAAAGCAGGAGATATGGTTAAAGCATTAGCTATAGTTGGTGGTAGTGCAAAACAGTTTGGTCTTAATATTAAGGAGACAAGTAGTTTAGTAAATGCCTTTATTAGTTTAGGTAAGCAACCAGCAAAAGCTGCCACTGCAATAAATGCTCTACTTAGCAAACTTCAAACCGCAGAGGGACAGAGCAAGGAATTCAAGACAGCATTGGAAGACATGGGAATAACTGCAGAAGAGATGACACAAAGGATTAGCGAAAACGGCCAAGATGCACTACTTTATTTTTTTGAAACTCTGGAGAAAGTAGATAAACAGGAACGTTCGCAAATTCTTCTCAATCTCTTTGGTCAAGAATATCAAGATGATATTGCATTACTAGTTGGAAGCTTAAAGAACTATAAAGATGCCATAAATAATTTAGCTGACGAGAAAAAATTTGAAAAGTCCATGCAAAAAGAATTTGATAATCGTGCAGCAACTACAGCAAATAACTTACGACTACTGAGAAACGCGATAGCAGAGGTGGGAATGAACTTGGGCTCAGTCATGCTACCTCCTTTAAAGTGGATAAGTAGTCTTTTAAGAGAGATAACTAACCCCATAGCTCGGTTTGCAGAAAAGTTTCCAGTTATTACTACAGGAATAATGAGTGTCATAGCAGCACTAATAGGTCTTAAAGTTCTAGCAGTAAGTGGTGGTTATGCATGGAATCTGATTAGAGGTGGAATGTTAACTTTTTCGGTTATTTTGCATGGGGTAGTTAAGCCAGCACTGATATCATTATCGTCATATGCTATTCCAGTGGTAATTACTGGGCTGAGTGTTTTAAAAGCTACAACTTTGAGCTTAGCAACGAAAGCTTTTCCTCTACTATCATCAGCTCTACCTGCAGTAGCAGCAGGAGTGAGATTTTTGACAGCAGCAATTGTGAGCAACCCTATAGGACTCTTAGTTGCCGGACTTGTCACAGGTGCAACACTTATTATAACTAACTGGCAAAAGGTAAAGGGCTTTTTCTCCAGTATTTGGGAGTATGTAAAATCGATAATAAAACCCATCGGAGAGATGTTTTCATGGCTGGGAAATACTGTCGGTAGTATATTTGGAAAAGTATTTGAAAACAGTCCGCTGAAAGAATTTGAAAAAAGAAAAAGTATCGTTACTGAAATAAAAGCACCCCTTAAGAGCAGCATTCTCAGCAATGGAAATCCTCTGTTGAATAACAGTATAATTAAAGAATTTTCCAAGAGAAATAAGAATAGCTTCAGAGTCAAAAGCCTTATTGAGGAGAAAAAGTCCACAGAGAGCGATAATGATAAGATATTTGCAGACTTTGCAAGGAGTAAGTTTGAAAATAAAGAACAAAAGACTATGAATAAAACTCAGAACATCACTAATAATTACACTATCAGCATTAAAGCAGAGCCAAATCAAGATGTTCGTAGTCTTGCAGATGAAGTAATAAAAAGGATAAGAGAAAAATCAAGAGATGTTATGTTTGATACGGTAGATCCTATTTACTAA
- a CDS encoding phage tail protein — translation MLSLGPYKISPTSLKCSKEKRWSVVECIGKPLLQNIGQGAENIDIEGVIYLNNLSELKDMKEAEANQIPRTLVDGMGNIWGQFVITRFEEKLTSFFPCGLPKKVEFNLSLRPQLWIRK, via the coding sequence ATGTTATCCCTTGGTCCATATAAAATTTCCCCAACAAGCTTAAAGTGCAGCAAGGAGAAGCGTTGGAGTGTGGTTGAATGTATTGGCAAACCATTGCTACAGAATATTGGTCAAGGGGCAGAAAATATAGATATAGAAGGGGTTATTTATCTCAATAATTTAAGTGAATTAAAGGATATGAAAGAAGCAGAGGCAAACCAAATACCCCGCACTTTAGTTGATGGCATGGGAAATATTTGGGGACAATTTGTAATTACTCGTTTTGAAGAAAAGCTAACGTCATTTTTCCCTTGCGGGTTACCAAAGAAAGTTGAATTTAATTTAAGTTTAAGACCTCAGTTATGGATTAGAAAATAG
- a CDS encoding IS982 family transposase, producing the protein MKKDITELYCCVEDFCRAVDDNFANRFLSNGKKPTRVPEIAHSEILTIILLYHKSPCKNFKAFYLCYLQLFYRSEFSKLPSYHRFIALKPRVLWYLALLLQWFCEQAKMTGISYIDSTSIAVCHRKRISRNKVFKGLAELGKNTYGWFFGFKLHVVINEIGEIQGVTLTRGNVDDRKPVPTLTKKLTGLLFGDKGYIKKELFEKLFDRGLKLVTKVKKGMKNALISLKEKILLGKRSIVETVFGCLKNKFELEHTRHRSTVNFLVHIFSTLISYSMQSKKPCISQLYFVG; encoded by the coding sequence ATGAAGAAAGATATTACAGAACTGTACTGTTGCGTCGAGGATTTTTGTCGTGCGGTAGATGATAATTTTGCAAATAGGTTCTTATCAAACGGCAAAAAACCAACCAGAGTACCAGAAATAGCGCACTCAGAAATTCTAACCATAATCCTATTATACCATAAATCACCATGTAAAAACTTCAAGGCTTTTTATCTTTGTTATCTTCAGTTATTCTATAGATCAGAGTTTTCAAAGCTGCCTTCATATCACAGATTTATTGCCTTAAAGCCGCGAGTTTTGTGGTATTTAGCATTACTTTTGCAATGGTTTTGTGAACAAGCAAAAATGACCGGGATTTCCTACATAGATTCTACTTCAATAGCAGTATGCCATCGAAAAAGAATCTCAAGAAATAAGGTTTTCAAAGGATTAGCAGAGTTAGGAAAGAATACTTACGGCTGGTTTTTTGGTTTTAAATTACATGTAGTAATCAATGAAATAGGTGAAATTCAAGGTGTTACGCTAACCAGAGGTAACGTCGATGACAGAAAACCTGTACCAACTCTAACCAAAAAACTAACTGGACTTTTGTTTGGAGATAAGGGCTATATAAAGAAAGAGCTCTTTGAGAAACTATTCGATAGAGGTCTAAAACTCGTCACTAAAGTGAAAAAAGGTATGAAAAATGCACTGATTTCGCTGAAAGAGAAGATTTTACTAGGGAAAAGATCGATTGTTGAAACGGTTTTTGGCTGCCTAAAAAACAAATTTGAACTTGAGCACACTCGGCATAGATCCACAGTAAATTTCTTGGTACATATTTTTTCTACCCTCATTTCTTATTCAATGCAATCGAAAAAGCCCTGTATTTCTCAGCTTTACTTCGTTGGTTAA
- a CDS encoding tail protein X yields MTIYYSTKEKDMLDYICWQHYGFTSGAVEMVLENNPGLAEYDSFLPGGLKIKLPIIEKPLQKSTLKIWG; encoded by the coding sequence ATGACTATATATTACTCGACAAAAGAGAAGGACATGTTGGACTATATTTGCTGGCAACACTATGGATTTACTTCAGGAGCAGTAGAAATGGTCTTGGAAAACAATCCTGGACTTGCAGAGTATGATAGTTTTTTGCCAGGAGGATTGAAAATTAAACTGCCTATAATTGAGAAACCTCTACAGAAATCAACCTTAAAGATTTGGGGATAA
- a CDS encoding phage late control D family protein — protein sequence MQPEFIIEGYELAKDRLVSMHVTDESGTIEDVAEICVDYRNDNIKVPKELKIALGYRETGVLPIGVYTVNEVTVQSPPKTLTIKAHATNLMISLKEKVSREWHQITLGDLIKEIANKHGYGHKVAEEFKDILIPHIDQTEESDINLLTRIAIEREAMAKLAGGYILFIPKGAAKSATGKVLGTTTIRPEDTINWKVHFTVRNKYNSVIAKWHSYEKGEQISETVGGGEPSYAIQTIYPNAESAINVAKARFKQLQRNNENLEMTIPGNPELCAEGKLNLVGFNQDIDGEWIIDRAEHTLNSSGYRTALSASLQ from the coding sequence ATGCAACCAGAGTTTATCATTGAAGGATATGAATTAGCAAAAGATCGCTTGGTGTCAATGCATGTTACTGATGAATCAGGGACTATAGAAGATGTGGCTGAAATATGTGTCGATTACAGGAATGATAACATAAAAGTTCCAAAAGAGTTAAAGATTGCTTTGGGATATAGAGAAACAGGAGTACTACCCATAGGTGTATATACAGTCAATGAAGTTACAGTACAAAGTCCACCAAAAACCTTAACGATCAAAGCTCATGCAACAAATTTGATGATATCACTAAAGGAAAAAGTATCTAGGGAGTGGCACCAGATTACACTGGGTGATCTAATCAAAGAAATAGCAAATAAACATGGATATGGGCACAAAGTTGCTGAAGAATTTAAAGATATATTGATACCACACATTGATCAGACTGAAGAAAGTGATATAAATTTATTAACTAGGATAGCTATAGAGCGAGAAGCTATGGCAAAATTAGCAGGAGGATATATATTATTTATTCCAAAAGGTGCAGCAAAATCAGCAACAGGAAAGGTTTTAGGAACAACGACTATCAGACCTGAAGACACAATCAATTGGAAAGTACATTTTACTGTACGTAATAAATACAACTCAGTGATAGCAAAATGGCATAGTTATGAAAAGGGAGAGCAAATATCAGAAACAGTAGGCGGCGGTGAACCAAGTTACGCCATACAGACGATTTATCCAAATGCAGAATCAGCAATTAATGTAGCAAAAGCCAGATTTAAACAATTACAGCGTAATAATGAGAATCTAGAGATGACAATACCAGGTAATCCAGAGTTATGTGCAGAGGGAAAACTTAATCTTGTAGGGTTCAATCAAGATATAGATGGTGAATGGATAATTGATAGAGCAGAGCATACTTTAAATAGTTCAGGATATCGTACTGCATTATCGGCGTCTTTGCAGTAA
- a CDS encoding IS5 family transposase (programmed frameshift): MQKSYPSDISQEQFEKIRPILESSRKKTKPRKLDLYDVFCAVLYILKSACQWRMLPKDFPRWENVYYYFQMWNKKNGAEPSLLEVVLKKLVGEVRISNGRKEKTSFCIIDAQSVKNTDTAEKKGYDAGKKISGIKRHIAVDTQGLPHAIHITTAEVTDRSSAVEMVEKAEENLSEVKNILVDAGYTGENFATQIKATIGATVEVIKRSELHSFVVLPKRWVVERSFAWLEKCRRLWKNCERKLNTSLQMVVLSFISLLLRRF, encoded by the exons ATGCAAAAAAGCTATCCAAGCGATATAAGTCAAGAACAATTTGAAAAAATCAGACCAATACTGGAGAGTAGCAGAAAGAAAACAAAACCAAGGAAACTTGATTTGTATGATGTATTTTGTGCAGTGCTATATATCCTAAAAAGCGCCTGCCAGTGGAGAATGCTGCCAAAAGATTTTCCAAGGTGGGAGAACGTGTATTACTATTTTCAAATGTGGAATAAAAAGAATGGAGCAGAACCAAGCTTGCTGGAAGTAGTCTTA AAAAAATTAGTTGGAGAGGTTCGTATCAGCAATGGTCGGAAAGAGAAAACCAGTTTCTGTATAATTGATGCACAAAGTGTTAAAAACACAGATACTGCTGAAAAAAAGGGCTATGATGCAGGTAAAAAGATTTCAGGCATAAAGCGTCATATTGCAGTTGATACGCAAGGCTTGCCACATGCAATTCATATAACAACGGCAGAAGTAACTGATCGTAGCAGTGCTGTGGAAATGGTGGAAAAGGCTGAAGAAAACCTCTCTGAAGTTAAAAATATACTGGTTGATGCTGGCTATACAGGAGAAAATTTTGCAACTCAAATAAAAGCTACTATTGGTGCAACTGTTGAGGTAATAAAGCGAAGTGAATTACACTCTTTCGTTGTATTGCCAAAGAGATGGGTTGTTGAGCGTTCTTTTGCTTGGTTGGAAAAATGTAGGCGTTTGTGGAAAAATTGCGAGCGGAAACTCAACACTAGCTTACAGATGGTTGTTCTCTCCTTCATTTCTCTCTTATTACGAAGATTTTAA
- a CDS encoding ankyrin repeat domain-containing protein, giving the protein MSKIARNKLLWFTVAIVCIVTTYYYQKSKAAEEYQEMLKVAAKNCDLDTLKVLIKKSRGDSSVSERALYYAAEKGCLEVVKFLLDEGVDINISLALFGAANGGQLEVVKLLLERGANPHVEGWKGTTPKTIAMKRSFYYRDEPYREIIDLLAKAEKEYKSE; this is encoded by the coding sequence ATGAGCAAGATAGCAAGAAACAAGCTTTTGTGGTTTACAGTAGCAATAGTATGTATTGTTACCACGTATTACTATCAAAAATCTAAGGCCGCTGAGGAATATCAGGAAATGCTGAAAGTGGCAGCTAAGAACTGTGACTTAGATACTTTAAAAGTATTAATAAAAAAAAGTAGAGGTGATTCAAGCGTTAGTGAAAGAGCATTATATTATGCGGCAGAGAAAGGATGCTTAGAAGTTGTCAAATTTCTGTTAGATGAAGGAGTAGATATAAATATTAGTTTAGCACTGTTTGGCGCTGCTAACGGTGGTCAATTAGAGGTTGTAAAACTTTTACTGGAAAGAGGAGCTAATCCTCATGTTGAAGGCTGGAAAGGAACAACTCCAAAAACTATAGCAATGAAGAGGTCATTTTATTATAGAGATGAACCTTACAGGGAAATTATAGACCTACTTGCTAAAGCGGAAAAAGAGTATAAGTCAGAGTAA